Proteins encoded in a region of the Procambarus clarkii isolate CNS0578487 chromosome 42, FALCON_Pclarkii_2.0, whole genome shotgun sequence genome:
- the LOC138373417 gene encoding mucin-19-like, translated as MWSLCPGVTTASSHSWGPSVTTAGSHSWGPAVTTAGSHSWGPSVTTASSHSWGPSVTTAGSHSWGPAVTTASSHSWGPSVTTAGSHSWGPAVTTASSHSWGPSVTTAGSHSWGPAVTTASSHSWGPSVTTAGSHSWGPSVTTAGSHSWGPAVTTASSHSWGPSVTTAGSHSWGPAVTTASSHSWGPSVTTAGSHSWGPSVTTAGSHSWGPAVTTASSHSWGPAVTTAGSHSWGPAVTTASSHSWGPAVTTAGSHSWGPAVTTASSHSWGPGVTTASSHSWGPAVTTAGSHSWGPAVTTASSHSWGPGVTTASSHSWGPAVTTASSHSWGPAVTTAGSHSWGPAVTTASSHSWGPAVTTASSHSWGPAVTTAGSHSWGPAVTTASSHSWGPAVTTASSHSWGPAVTTAGSHSWGPAVTTASSHYRWGLGVATAGSYSWGPAVTTASSHYRWGLGVATAGSYSWGPAVTTASSHYRWGLGVATAGSYSWGPAVTTASSHSWGPAVTTAGSHYRWGLGVATAGSYSWGPAVTTASSHYRWGLGVATAGSYSWGPAVTTASSHSWGPAVTTAGSHSWGPAVTTASSHSWGPAVTTASSHSWGPAVTTASSHSWGPAVTTASSHSWGPAVTTASSHSWGPGVTTASSHSWGPAVTTASSHSWGPAVATAGSHSWGPAVTTASSHSWGPAVTTASSHSWGPAVTTTGSHSWGPGVTTASSHSWGPAVTTASSHSWGPAVTTAGSHSWGPAVTTAGSHSWGPAVTTAGSHSWGPAVTTASSHSWGPAVTTAGSHSWSPAVTTAGSHSWGPAVTTASSHSWGPAVATAGSHSWGPAVTTASSHSWGPAVTTASSHSWGPAVTTASSHSWGPAVTTASSHSWGPGVTTASSHSWGPAVTTASSHSWGPAVTTAGSHSWGPAVTTASSHSWGPAVTTASSHSWGPAVTTTGSHSWGPGVTTASSHSWGPAVTTASSHSWGPAVTTAGSHSWGPAVTTAGSHSWGPAVTTAGSHSWGPAVTTASSHSWGPAVTTAGSHSWSPAVTTAGSHSWGPAVTTASSHSWGPAVTTAGSHSWGPAVFTYKLY; from the exons AGTTTATGTCCAGGTGTAACAACTGCTagttctcatagttggggtccatctgtaacaactgctggttctcatagttggggtccagctgtaacaactgctgggtctcatagttggggtccatcTGTAACAACTGCTagttctcatagttggggtccatcTGTAACAACTGCTGgatctcatagttggggtccagctgtaacaACTGCTagttctcatagttggggtccatctgtaacaactgctggttctcatagttggggtccagctgtaacaACTGCTagttctcatagttggggtccatctgtaacaactgctggttctcatagttggggtccagctgtaacaACTGCTagttctcatagttggggtccatctgtaacaactgctggttctcatagttggggtccatctgtaacaactgctggttctcatagttggggtccagctgtaacaACTGCTagttctcatagttggggtccatctgtaacaactgctggttctcatagttggggtccagctgtaacaACTGCTagttctcatagttggggtccatctgtaacaactgctggttctcatagttggggtccatctgtaacaactgctggttctcatagttggggtccagctgtaacaACTGCTagttctcatagttggggtccagctgtaacaactgctggttctcatagttggggtccagctgtaacaACTGCTagttctcatagttggggtccagctgtaacaactgctggttctcatagttggggtccagctgtaacaACTGCTagttctcatagttggggtccaggtGTAACAACTGCTagttctcatagttggggtccagctgtaacaactgctggttctcatagttggggtccagctgtaacaACTGCTagttctcatagttggggtccaggtGTAACAACTGCTagttctcatagttggggtccagctgtaacaACTGCTagttctcatagttggggtccagctgtaacaactgctggttctcatagttggggtccagctgtaacaACTGCTagttctcatagttggggtccagctgtaacaACTGCTagttctcatagttggggtccagctgtaacaactgctggttctcatagttggggtccagctgtaacaACTGCTagttctcatagttggggtccagctgtaacaACTGCTagttctcatagttggggtccagctgtaacaactgctggttctcatagttggggtccagctgtaacaACTGCTAGTTCTCATTATAGATGGGGTCTaggtgtagcaactgctggttcttatagttggggtccagctgtaacaACTGCTAGTTCTCATTATAGATGGGGTCTaggtgtagcaactgctggttcttatagttggggtccagctgtaacaACTGCTAGTTCTCATTATAGATGGGGTCTaggtgtagcaactgctggttcctatagttggggtccagctgtaacaACTGCTagttctcatagttggggtccagctgtaacaactgctggttctcattataGATGGGGTCTaggtgtagcaactgctggttcttatagttggggtccagctgtaacaACTGCTAGTTCTCATTATAGATGGGGTCTaggtgtagcaactgctggttcctatagttggggtccagctgtaacaACTGCTagttctcatagttggggtccagctgtaacaactgctggttctcatagttggggtccagctgtaacaACTGCTagttctcatagttggggtccagctgtaacaACTGCTagttctcatagttggggtccagctgtaacaACTGCTagttctcatagttggggtccagctgtaacaACTGCTagttctcatagttggggtccagctgtaacaACTGCTagttctcatagttggggtccaggtGTAACAACTGCTagttctcatagttggggtccagctgtaacaACTGCTagttctcatagttggggtccagctgtagcaactgctggttctcatagttggggtccagctgtaacaACTGCTagttctcatagttggggtccagctgtaacaACTGCTagttctcatagttggggtccagctgtaacaactactggttctcatagttggggtccaggtGTAACAACTGCTagttctcatagttggggtccagctgtaacaACTGCTagttctcatagttggggtccagctgtaacaactgctggatctcatagttggggtccagctgtaacaactgctggttctcatagttggggtccagctgtaacaactgctgggtctcatagttggggtcccgCTGTAACAACTGCTagttctcatagttggggtccagctgtaacaACTGCTGGATCTCATAGTTGGAGTCCAGCTGTAACAACTGCTGggtctcatagttggggtccagctgtaacaACTGCTagttctcatagttggggtccagctgtagcaactgctggatctcatagttggggtccagctgtaacaACTGCTagttctcatagttggggtccagctgtaacaACTGCTagttctcatagttggggtccagctgtaacaACTGCTagttctcatagttggggtccagctgtaacaACTGCTagttctcatagttggggtccaggtGTAACAACTGCTagttctcatagttggggtccagctgtaacaACTGCTagttctcatagttggggtccagctgtaacaactgctggttctcatagttggggtccagctgtaacaACTGCTagttctcatagttggggtccagctgtaacaACTGCTagttctcatagttggggtccagctgtaacaactactggttctcatagttggggtccaggtGTAACAACTGCTagttctcatagttggggtccagctgtaacaACTGCTagttctcatagttggggtccagctgtaacaactgctggatctcatagttggggtccagctgtaacaactgctggttctcatagttggggtccagctgtaacaactgctgggtctcatagttggggtccagctgtaacaACTGCTagttctcatagttggggtccagctgtaacaACTGCTGGATCTCATAGTTGGAGTCCAGCTGTAACAACTGCTGggtctcatagttggggtccagctgtaacaACTGCTagttctcatagttggggtccagctgtaacaactgctggatctcatagttggggtccagct GTTTTTACGTACAAATTATATTGA